A stretch of Hyalangium gracile DNA encodes these proteins:
- a CDS encoding serine/threonine-protein kinase yields MRQQGTNAPEQTLKPEEASGETAPGVAARPESAPTQLRARPEEKDPLLGAVVGSFRLVRKLGGGGMGNVYLAEHTVIGSKVAVKFLHEHFATNEALVQRFLAEARAVNLIGHENIVNIFDMSVLPPRRHYLVMEYLEGQSLASLLRRPVPPAVAVPILTQVCDALQAAHAHGVIHRDLKPENIFLVRRDRTPHFVKVLDFGVAKLLDRNVGQAQTSVGTLLGTPEYMAPEQWTGQPVDGRTDLYALGLIAYVMLTGRRPFSGEGLGEQLQAHLRQVPMSPHGVRPEVPAALSDVVMRAIAKRPEDRFQTASELRAALERAMAPSAMPIAATVVRAHPPSLESPRHTPMAMPRVQVTPMAELAARMTPAPVARATPMALPTAPATPLATPVLRAPATAAPVAPLTPPMAPSSPSAAPRVADVIAWVGFPPGAESQRMACTALTRAGAFLCSDGALPALRSRVSLMLELNDRLLPCTGEVVRHVLPAEAASWGMRAGFAIQFVNLSAELRDALDRLAHGHTPAPLKPAKTLPDDPRAEALLGALLHHMSSDPYALLSLPQDATFDDVRNHVRDIQRSVEAIAARPLSARQMRDLAEVRSRVERAADLLGQPRQRIEHDARHGNYPGVARCISSGLTATEIETLRARYLQAHPGAEMRGRMHATSAASWEAQGKIDPALTEYEKALSADPLNLPLQQRYWSLKRRDPRQGSGATPAPARLKTPSGRFASIPEPPSTR; encoded by the coding sequence ATGCGTCAGCAAGGCACGAACGCTCCCGAGCAGACCCTGAAGCCCGAGGAGGCGTCGGGTGAGACCGCGCCCGGGGTGGCCGCTCGTCCGGAGTCCGCCCCCACGCAATTGCGCGCGCGCCCCGAGGAGAAGGATCCGCTGCTGGGCGCGGTGGTGGGCAGCTTCCGCCTGGTGCGCAAGCTGGGCGGCGGCGGCATGGGCAACGTCTACCTGGCCGAGCACACCGTCATCGGCAGCAAGGTGGCGGTGAAGTTCCTCCACGAGCACTTCGCCACCAACGAGGCCCTCGTCCAGCGCTTCCTGGCCGAAGCCCGCGCCGTCAACCTCATCGGCCACGAGAACATCGTCAACATCTTCGACATGAGCGTGCTGCCGCCTCGGAGGCACTACCTCGTCATGGAGTACCTCGAGGGCCAGTCGCTGGCCTCGCTCCTGCGTCGCCCGGTGCCGCCAGCGGTGGCCGTGCCGATCCTCACCCAGGTCTGCGATGCGCTGCAGGCGGCTCACGCGCACGGCGTCATCCACCGCGACTTGAAGCCGGAGAACATCTTCCTGGTGCGGCGCGACCGCACGCCCCACTTCGTGAAGGTGCTGGACTTCGGCGTCGCCAAGCTGCTCGACCGCAACGTGGGCCAGGCCCAGACTTCGGTGGGGACGCTGCTGGGCACTCCCGAGTACATGGCCCCCGAGCAGTGGACGGGCCAGCCGGTGGATGGACGCACGGACCTGTACGCGCTGGGGCTCATCGCCTACGTGATGCTCACGGGCCGGCGGCCCTTCAGCGGAGAGGGGCTGGGCGAGCAGCTGCAGGCCCACCTGAGGCAGGTGCCGATGTCCCCGCACGGGGTGCGGCCCGAGGTGCCGGCCGCCCTCTCGGACGTCGTCATGCGCGCCATCGCCAAGCGGCCGGAGGACCGGTTCCAGACCGCGAGCGAGCTGCGCGCCGCGCTGGAGCGAGCCATGGCGCCGTCGGCCATGCCCATCGCGGCCACGGTGGTGAGGGCGCATCCGCCCAGCCTCGAGTCCCCCCGGCATACGCCGATGGCGATGCCCCGGGTGCAGGTGACGCCGATGGCCGAGCTCGCCGCCCGGATGACGCCGGCCCCCGTGGCCCGTGCCACCCCGATGGCGCTCCCCACCGCCCCAGCCACGCCGCTGGCCACGCCCGTGCTCCGAGCCCCCGCGACGGCCGCGCCGGTGGCCCCGCTGACTCCGCCCATGGCGCCCTCCTCCCCGTCCGCGGCCCCCCGCGTGGCGGATGTGATTGCCTGGGTGGGGTTCCCGCCGGGGGCCGAGTCCCAGCGCATGGCCTGCACCGCGCTGACGCGTGCGGGCGCCTTCCTGTGCAGTGATGGAGCCCTCCCCGCGCTGCGCTCGCGCGTGTCGCTCATGCTGGAGCTGAACGACAGGCTGCTGCCCTGCACGGGCGAAGTGGTGCGCCATGTCCTCCCCGCCGAGGCCGCCTCCTGGGGAATGCGCGCGGGCTTCGCCATCCAGTTCGTCAACCTGTCCGCCGAGCTCCGGGACGCCCTGGACCGGCTGGCCCACGGACACACGCCGGCACCCCTGAAGCCCGCGAAGACGCTGCCGGACGATCCGCGGGCGGAGGCGCTGCTGGGCGCGCTGCTCCACCACATGAGCAGCGATCCCTACGCGCTGCTGTCGCTGCCGCAGGACGCCACCTTCGACGACGTGCGCAACCACGTGCGCGACATCCAACGCTCCGTGGAGGCGATTGCCGCCCGGCCGCTGTCGGCCCGCCAGATGAGGGATCTCGCCGAGGTGCGCTCGCGCGTGGAGCGGGCGGCGGACCTGCTCGGTCAGCCCCGGCAGCGCATCGAGCACGATGCCCGGCACGGCAACTACCCGGGCGTGGCCCGGTGCATCTCCAGCGGGCTGACGGCCACGGAGATCGAGACCCTGCGCGCCCGCTACCTGCAGGCCCACCCCGGCGCGGAGATGCGGGGAAGGATGCACGCCACGAGCGCCGCCTCCTGGGAGGCCCAGGGGAAGATCGATCCGGCGCTGACGGAGTACGAGAAGGCGCTGAGCGCCGACCCGCTCAACCTGCCCCTCCAGCAGCGCTACTGGAGCCTCAAGCGCCGAGACCCGCGCCAGGGCTCGGGTGCCACGCCGGCTCCCGCTCGGCTGAAGACTCCCTCCGGCAGGTTCGCGAGCATCCCCGAGCCTCCCTCCACGAGGTAG
- a CDS encoding retron system putative HNH endonuclease, translating into MRHIRKGPEPQSLLAYRQTEGASYDGLPQEAKDDIRAQLAREQGFLCCYCMQRITPDLHGMKIEHWAPQGDPATRHRQLDWKNLLGACRGNEGQPLRAQHCDTRKGDIPLTVNPSDERCEQLVRFLADGSIESGTPAVNDDLNQTLNLNYALLRNNRKAALAGFLEAMRRKFPQLTWTDASLERALAELQQPNARGQLQPYCQVLIYWLKKRMGLLPKAHRA; encoded by the coding sequence GTGCGGCACATCCGCAAGGGGCCAGAGCCGCAAAGCCTCCTGGCGTATCGGCAGACGGAGGGGGCCTCCTACGATGGCCTCCCTCAAGAAGCCAAGGACGACATCCGTGCACAGCTCGCGCGGGAGCAGGGCTTCCTCTGCTGCTACTGCATGCAGCGCATCACGCCGGATCTCCATGGAATGAAGATCGAGCACTGGGCGCCGCAGGGAGATCCCGCTACCCGGCATCGACAGCTCGACTGGAAGAACCTTCTTGGCGCCTGCAGGGGCAACGAAGGTCAGCCCCTGCGAGCCCAACACTGTGACACGCGGAAAGGCGACATCCCGTTGACGGTGAACCCGAGCGATGAGCGCTGCGAGCAGCTCGTCCGGTTCCTCGCGGACGGCTCCATCGAGTCTGGCACTCCTGCCGTGAACGACGACCTCAACCAGACCCTGAACCTGAACTACGCGCTCCTGAGGAACAACCGCAAAGCCGCTCTCGCCGGTTTCCTCGAGGCCATGCGCCGAAAGTTTCCCCAGCTCACCTGGACTGACGCTTCTCTGGAACGAGCGCTGGCGGAACTCCAGCAGCCCAACGCGAGAGGGCAGCTACAACCCTATTGCCAGGTACTCATCTACTGGCTCAAGAAGCGCATGGGCCTTCTTCCAAAGGCCCATCGCGCGTGA
- a CDS encoding cytochrome P450 — MRDTAAMSPLPRLHLPPAVPGLPLVGNLPRLLRRRLDFLEQARQRHGDIFRLRLGPAEAVALCHPRHAQHVLVDNGPNYIKGGPFWDSVRTFMGNGLPVSDGEYWRRQRRLLQPAFHHQRLVTLAERLVETLDESLAERWDEAARTGEPFNAAQAFTHMTMHLLVRTMFGGGLSQAEAEQAEQAMVYIIHFMLKGMVSRLLPPWVPIPGHARYRAAIEAMDSVIFRMIERGEHDAELGDTLLSLMGQAVDAETGERMTTKQIRDEAIALFVAGFETTTTGLAWALHALTQQPEVARRLQAEVDSVLGTRAPRFEDLRRLSYTRCILQETLRLYSPVYWLPRTPLEDDELDGYRIPAGTLVGVLSHLIHRRPDIWESPERFDPDRFSPERSEGRPKLAWLAFGGGQRQCIGKEFALMEGQFILARIAQRYRVTAIPGKLAQPQFATTLRARDGVWVHLAPR; from the coding sequence ATGCGCGACACCGCGGCCATGTCCCCGCTTCCTCGCCTGCACCTTCCGCCCGCCGTTCCGGGCCTGCCCCTGGTGGGAAACCTCCCGCGGCTGCTGCGGCGCAGGCTCGACTTCCTCGAGCAGGCACGCCAGCGACACGGCGACATCTTCCGGCTGCGCCTGGGGCCCGCCGAGGCCGTGGCGCTGTGCCACCCGCGCCACGCCCAGCACGTGCTGGTGGACAACGGGCCCAACTACATCAAGGGCGGGCCCTTCTGGGACTCGGTGCGGACCTTCATGGGCAACGGGCTGCCCGTGAGCGACGGTGAGTACTGGCGTAGGCAGCGCCGGCTGCTCCAGCCCGCCTTCCACCACCAGCGGCTCGTCACCCTGGCCGAGCGGCTGGTGGAGACCCTGGACGAGAGCCTGGCCGAGCGCTGGGACGAGGCCGCTCGGACGGGTGAGCCCTTCAACGCCGCCCAGGCCTTCACCCACATGACGATGCACCTGCTGGTGCGCACCATGTTCGGCGGCGGGCTGTCGCAGGCCGAGGCCGAGCAGGCCGAGCAGGCCATGGTCTACATCATCCACTTCATGCTGAAGGGGATGGTGAGCCGGTTGCTGCCACCGTGGGTGCCAATCCCAGGACACGCGCGCTACCGCGCCGCCATCGAGGCCATGGACTCGGTCATCTTCCGGATGATCGAGCGGGGCGAGCACGACGCCGAGCTGGGCGACACCCTGCTCTCCCTGATGGGGCAGGCCGTCGATGCGGAGACGGGCGAGCGGATGACGACGAAGCAGATCCGGGACGAGGCCATCGCGCTCTTCGTCGCGGGCTTCGAGACCACGACGACGGGCCTGGCGTGGGCGCTCCATGCGCTGACGCAGCAGCCGGAGGTCGCCCGGCGGCTCCAGGCGGAGGTGGACAGCGTGCTGGGCACGCGCGCGCCGCGGTTCGAGGATCTGCGGCGGCTCTCCTATACGCGCTGCATATTGCAGGAGACGCTCCGGCTGTACTCGCCGGTGTACTGGCTGCCCCGGACACCGCTGGAGGATGACGAGCTCGACGGCTACCGCATCCCCGCGGGGACGCTGGTGGGCGTCCTCTCGCACCTCATCCACCGCCGCCCGGACATCTGGGAGTCTCCCGAGCGCTTCGATCCCGACCGCTTCTCCCCCGAGCGCTCCGAGGGGCGCCCCAAGCTGGCGTGGCTGGCCTTCGGCGGCGGCCAGCGGCAGTGCATCGGCAAGGAGTTCGCCCTGATGGAGGGGCAGTTCATCCTGGCGCGCATCGCGCAGCGCTACCGCGTCACGGCGATTCCCGGGAAGCTGGCGCAGCCGCAGTTCGCCACCACCCTGCGCGCCCGGGATGGCGTCTGGGTGCACCTGGCTCCGCGCTGA
- a CDS encoding serine/threonine-protein kinase: protein MGRPAPNPPGELSPTNLRPDSQNGEQWWAPPENTPEQVAKAPAPEVKDPLIGLVVGSFRLVRKLGGGGMGNVYLGEHTLIGSKVAVKFLHEHFASNEALVQRFLAEARAVNLIGHENIINIFDMNVLPPRRHYLVMEYLEGSPLSAMTGSAQQPSVVVPILSQVCDALQAAHVNGVVHRDLKPENIFLVRHDRTPHFVKVLDFGIAKLLDGVSPGQTSLGTIIGTPEYMAPEQWAGKGVDGRTDLYALGIIAYELLTGRTPFGKGGLGSLLHAHLQEMPAAPHEVNRQVPVALSQVVMRAMAKRPEDRFRSASEMRAALEQALTAPESVPTPKLIAPPPAASAPPPPLPADTAMGIPPTAPAPPRRSMSPPPGDIAVRVVLAPGTDAVRLNCTDLSRAGAFLCTEGVMPPLRSRVSITFEPRDRPLTCMGEVVRHVTPEQASAWAMRAGFAIQFVDLSTEARDALVRLAQGQSPAPAPPKATTDDPQAEALLAMLQRRMSSDPYVLLSLPLDATFDDVRQHARAALSALENIATRPLSARQSKELSDMRSRVEKAADLLGHARQRIEHDAWRANFAGVARCISSGLTASEIESLRARFLLAHPGAEARERIHSTTASAWEGQSRVDLALAEYEKALTADPLNLSLQQRYWSLKQRGKPTPAPDSKGQDIPGLRRRPGRS from the coding sequence ATGGGGAGGCCCGCGCCCAACCCACCGGGTGAGCTGTCCCCCACCAACCTGCGCCCGGACAGCCAGAACGGCGAGCAGTGGTGGGCGCCCCCGGAGAACACGCCGGAGCAGGTGGCCAAGGCGCCAGCGCCCGAGGTGAAGGATCCGCTGATTGGCCTGGTGGTGGGCAGCTTCCGCCTGGTGCGCAAGCTGGGCGGCGGCGGCATGGGCAACGTCTACCTGGGCGAGCACACCCTCATCGGCAGCAAGGTGGCGGTGAAGTTCCTCCACGAGCACTTCGCTTCCAACGAAGCCCTCGTCCAGCGCTTCCTGGCCGAAGCCCGCGCCGTCAACCTCATCGGCCATGAGAACATCATCAACATCTTCGACATGAACGTGCTGCCGCCCCGGCGGCACTACCTCGTCATGGAGTACCTCGAGGGCAGCCCCCTGTCCGCGATGACGGGGAGCGCGCAGCAGCCCTCGGTCGTCGTGCCGATCCTCAGCCAGGTGTGTGACGCGCTGCAGGCCGCGCACGTCAACGGCGTGGTCCACCGCGACTTGAAGCCGGAGAACATCTTCCTGGTGCGGCACGACCGCACGCCCCACTTCGTGAAGGTGCTGGACTTCGGCATCGCCAAGCTGCTGGACGGGGTGAGCCCGGGACAGACGTCGCTGGGCACCATCATCGGCACCCCCGAGTACATGGCCCCCGAGCAGTGGGCGGGCAAGGGCGTGGACGGGCGCACGGACCTGTACGCCCTGGGCATCATCGCCTACGAGCTGCTCACCGGGCGCACTCCCTTCGGCAAGGGCGGGCTGGGCAGCCTGCTGCATGCCCACCTGCAGGAGATGCCCGCCGCCCCCCACGAGGTGAACCGCCAGGTGCCGGTGGCCCTCTCGCAGGTCGTCATGCGCGCCATGGCCAAGCGCCCGGAGGATCGCTTCCGGAGCGCCAGCGAGATGCGCGCGGCCCTGGAGCAGGCCCTCACGGCCCCCGAGTCCGTGCCGACGCCGAAGCTCATCGCGCCCCCACCCGCCGCGAGCGCGCCCCCGCCCCCGCTCCCCGCGGACACGGCCATGGGCATCCCGCCCACCGCGCCCGCCCCGCCCCGCCGCTCCATGTCTCCCCCGCCGGGCGACATCGCCGTGCGGGTGGTGCTCGCGCCGGGCACGGACGCGGTCCGCCTGAACTGCACCGACCTGAGCCGCGCGGGCGCCTTCCTCTGCACCGAGGGCGTCATGCCCCCGCTGCGCTCGCGCGTGTCCATCACCTTCGAGCCGCGAGACAGGCCCCTCACCTGCATGGGCGAGGTGGTCCGCCACGTCACCCCCGAGCAGGCCTCCGCCTGGGCCATGCGCGCGGGCTTCGCCATCCAGTTCGTCGATCTCTCCACCGAGGCCCGGGACGCCCTGGTGCGGCTGGCCCAGGGGCAGAGCCCCGCCCCCGCGCCGCCCAAGGCCACCACGGATGATCCGCAGGCGGAGGCGCTGCTGGCCATGCTGCAGCGGCGCATGAGCAGCGATCCGTACGTGCTGCTGTCGCTGCCGCTGGACGCCACCTTCGATGACGTGCGGCAGCACGCTCGCGCCGCCCTGAGCGCCCTGGAGAACATCGCCACCCGGCCGCTGTCGGCCCGGCAGTCGAAGGAGCTGTCCGACATGCGCTCGCGCGTGGAGAAGGCCGCGGACCTGCTCGGCCATGCCCGCCAGCGCATCGAGCACGACGCCTGGCGCGCCAACTTCGCCGGAGTGGCCCGGTGCATCTCCAGCGGCCTGACGGCCAGCGAGATCGAGTCCCTGCGCGCCCGCTTCCTGCTGGCCCACCCCGGAGCCGAGGCCCGCGAGCGCATCCACTCCACCACCGCGTCCGCCTGGGAGGGCCAGAGCCGCGTCGACCTGGCCCTGGCGGAGTACGAGAAGGCGCTCACCGCCGATCCGCTCAACCTGTCGCTCCAACAGCGGTACTGGAGTCTGAAGCAGCGCGGGAAACCCACGCCGGCCCCGGATTCCAAGGGCCAGGACATCCCGGGACTGCGCCGCCGACCTGGCCGCTCGTAG